The region CTGGAGCGCGTGTTGCCGCGGCACACGCAGATCATTTTCGGCATCAACCACCAGTTCCTGCGTTCGCTCGCCGCCTTCTCCTGGGTAGACGCCGAGAAGCTGCGCCGCATGTCCATCGTCGAGGAAGGGCATGAGAAGCACGTGCGCATGGCGCACCTGGCTATCATCGGTTCGCACGCCGTGAACGGCGTTTCGCAGCTCCATAGCGATCTCATCAAGAGTTCGCTCGTGCCCGAATTCGCGAAGCTCTGGCCGGACAAGTTCAGCAACAAAACGAACGGCGTGGCGCCGCGGCGCTGGCTGCTCAAGGCGAATCCGTCCTTGTCGAAGTTGCTCTGTCGCACCATCGGCGAAAACTGGATTACCGACCTGGGCCACATACGCGAGCTGGAGCAACACGCCGAATCGCCTGAATTCCAGGCTGAGTTCAGCGCCGTCAAACGGCAGAACAAGCTCAAGCTGGCGCGCATCATCAAGGAGCAGACTGGCGTCATTGCCGATCCCGACTCCATGTTCGATGTGCAGATTAAGCGCATCCACGAGTACAAACGCCAGTTGCTGAACCTGCTGCACATCGTGCACGACTACCTGCGCGTGGTGGAGGACGGCGAGCAGCTTGCGGTTCCGCGCACTATCATATTCGCTGGCAAAGCTGCTCCCGGATACTGGGCCGCCAAGCAGATCATCAAGCTCATCCACAACGTCGCCGACGTGGTAAATAATGACCGGCGTCTAGAGGGGCGCCTGAAGGTCGCGTTCATGCCCGATTACCGCGTGTCATTAGCGGAAGCCATCATCCCGGCGGCCGACCTGAGCGAGCAGATATCTACCGCCGGTATGGAAGCCAGCGGCACCGGCAACATGAAACTGACTACGAACGGCGCGCTCACCGTTGCTACCTATGACGGCGCCAATATCGAAATCATGGAAGAGGTCGGCGCCGAGAACATCTTTATTTTTGGGCTTCGCGCGAGTGAGATCAGCATCATGCAGCAGAATGGTCTTTATAATCCGCGCCAGATCTACGACACCAATCCCCAGGTGCATCGCATCCTGGACGCCTTTATCTCCGACCGGTTCTCGCCGCAGGAACCAGGCATGTTCCGCTGGATATTCGACGAACTGGTCAATCGCGGCGATCGCTATTTCCATGTCGCCGATCTACCTGCTTACATCGCCATCAATGCCGAGATCGATCGCGACTTCCAGGATCGCCCCACCTGGCTTCGCAAAGCCATACTGAATACTGCGCGTTCCGCCAAGTTCTCCAGCGACCGCACAATCCGCGAGTACGCCAACGACATATGGGGCATCCGGTCTTATGAGCCGCAACCCGCTCCTGTAATCTACACAATGGCAGCCACCGGAGCCGCGCCCACCGTGCTCGTCCAAGGTGTTTCGGTTGCTGATGAACTGGAACCGGCTCGCAGGTCGGAGGTGTCCGAAGCGATCCCACAGTTTGGGGCAGCCACGGACTCCACGACAGCCGAGCTCCCAGCCGACTAGACGTACCAGTGGGTACCAGCATCGCACTGGTTCCTGACGCAAGCTTCCTTGCCTTGACTAGCCCCAAACGCGCAGGCGTTCTTCAAGGCTTTCGGTACTCCTCCTGCACGTAGCCAGGAATGGACGGTTGGTGATCTCAGGGGAGTCTATGACGATCCTGGGGACCCGAGTCTCCTGCTAGGTTTTCCCGACAACCAGCTTGTGTTCAATAGATCAGCTACGCCGTTCCATCGAATGCCGACGGCGGCGCTCCGCAGAACACGTACAGCTTGGTCGGCCGCCTCGATTGGAACCTCAGCGACCGTACACAGATTTTTAGCCGCTACGGCGTAGAGCGCCAGTCCTTCTTCGCCGGTTCCAATGGTGACAGCCCATACAGCGGATACAACACTGGTGAGAACATCTTTGATAACAACCTTCTTGTTTCAAACCGACCTCGGTTGCTCTGGTGCCGCTTCTCGCGAACTTTGTTTATGTGGAGCGGATGCCCTCGCCTGCGGCCCTGGCCGCCTCAGCGATCTCCTGCATCGGCAGGTTCAATCGCCTCCACGCATGGAAGCCGCCTTCCAGTGGCCGCACACGAGTGATTCCGTATCTTCGCAGTTGCAGCGCCGCACGGGCGCTGGTCGCTTCGTTCGGTCAGGTGCAGTACAGCACGATGTCGCGATCGCGCGGAATCTCGTTGTGCCGGCTTTCGAGTTGTTCCGGAGTCATGCGAATCGCTCCCGGCAATATGCGCGGATCGGGCAAGTAGTCCAGCGGATGCCGCAGATCAACGATTGCCAATTCCTCGTGGGCGTCCATCTTTGACAGCAACTCTTGCGGAGTAATGCGGTCTGCTCCCAGGCTTCGCACGAATCGGCGGCGCTCACGGAACTTCAGTGCAACGTAGGCTGCCAGCGCCAGTGCGACCAGCACGACCATGCCTGTGCCGAACTGCGTGGCGTACGCGGCGATGGCTTCCAGTTGATGGCTGAAGATGTATCCCGCACCCACGAACGTAGCTGCCCACAGCAGGGACCCCGCCGCATCGAGCTGCAGAAATCGCCGTAGGCTCATACCGAACATTCCCGCCACAGGCGGCGCTGCCGTGCTCAGTCCCGGGATGAATTTTGCGAACAGCAGGGAACGCGCACCATGCCTTTCGAACAACCCCTCGGCCCGTCGCACGCAGGAGTCGGGTTCAAGCGCAATGCGGCACAGCACGCTCAGCACAGACGCGCCCTTTTGTCGTCCGAACTGGTACCAGACCAGATCGCTGGCTAGTGCCGCACATACAGCTAAGAGCAGCGCCATGGCCAGGCTCATTTTTCCATCGCCCGCCAGCGCTCCTGCTGCAATTAAGATCGGCACCGCCGGCACGGGCACGCCCAATTGTTCGGCCAGCACCCAGACGAATAGCACCGCGTATCCGTGCCGCACCACGAAATCGATAGTCTCGCTCATTACGCCAACACCTTCGCGCTACGCCAAGAGATGCCACGACGATGCCGTACGTTACGATTTCTTATCTGTCGCGTCCAACAACAGGAATTTCCAATCCAGCGACATATATACTCGCACCGGCTTTTAGAGGTTATCGATGTCCCTTCGTAACATTGTGATTTCCGTCGCGCTGCTGGCGTTCGCTCTCTCCGCACCTGCGCAGGAGGATTCCGGCAGCGTCTGGAATACGAAGAAGTCCGCCTGGCAGCAGCTAACGCCTGCGCAGCGCACGCAGGTTTCGCAGTTTGCCGAGTCGTACAAGTCCTACCTGGACACGGCGCGCACCGCTCAGGCTTCCACACGCGAGATGATTCGCCAGGCCCGCGACGCCGGATTCGCCGAATTCACCAGTGCCGCCCAGGTCAAGTCCGGCGCAAAACTCATTTTCAACAACCGCGACCGCGCCGTAATTCTTGCCGTAATCGGCTCTGAGCCTCTCTCGGCTGGATCGCGTGTTGTCGCAGCGCATCACGACTCGCCGCATCTGGATCTCAAAGCGCGTCCTATCATTTCGCGTGGCTCCTTTGTCCTGCTAAAGACGATCTATTACGGCGGCATCAAGAAATATCAGTGGGCCAACATCCCGCTCGCGCTGATCGGACGCATCGACACCACAGACGGTCGCAGCGTGAACGTCTCGCTCGGCACCAAACCCGGCGAGCCTGTCTTCGTCATCCCCGATAATGCTGTGCACTCCGACAAGCCTCTTCGCACCCGTACGTATAACGATGCGTTGCTGGGCGAGGAACTCAACCCCGTCTTCGGCAGCGTGCCGGGCGAGCGGTCCTCGGCCGCAACCGAAGTTCTCCGCCAACTCTCCGAGGCTTACAAGATCAAAGAAGAGGACCTGGTCAGTGCCGAGTTGCAACTTGTACCCGCCGCGTCGCCCTCAGACGTCGGTTTCGACCGGGGACTCATAGGCGCCTATGGTCAGGATGACCGGCTCTCGTCGTATTGCGCGGCACGCGCCATCATGGAAATGAAAGCGATTCCGCGCTTTACTGCCATGGCATATCTGACAAACTTTGAAGAAGAAGGATCTGTCAACAATACCGGCGCGTCTTCCGCCTTTCTCAACAATACTTTCGCGCAACTCACTGCCGCACAGCGCGGCCAGCACTACACAGAGTTCGACCTGCGCACAGCACTGCGTAACTCGCGCGTCATCTCCGCCGACGCCAACGATGGATACAACCCCATTTTTGGCGAGGCCACCAGCGAGTCCTCCAACGCCGCCCGCCTCGGCTACGGTGTTGCCATCAAGGCTTACGGCACCGGTTTCAATGCCAACTCCGAGTACATAGCCGCCATACGCGGCCTCTTGGACGGCAACCAGATCCCGTGGCAGACGCAGACGCCCAAGGTGGACATCGGCGGTGGCGGCACCATCGGCGGCTTCTTGTCGCGACAAGACATGGAAGTTATCGACCTCGGGGTCCCGCTGCTCTCGATGCACTCTCCCTACGAGATGTCATCCAAAGTTGACGTCTGGAACTTCTACCGCATCATGTCTGCGTTCTATCCCTGGGAAGGGAAGTAGCGTCCTGCTCTGAATTAGGGATTGTTCTGTTCCCCCATGCAAGCAAATCCGGCTTGCATGGGCCACCGCGGGATTGTT is a window of Clostridia bacterium DNA encoding:
- a CDS encoding peptidase M18 — encoded protein: MSLRNIVISVALLAFALSAPAQEDSGSVWNTKKSAWQQLTPAQRTQVSQFAESYKSYLDTARTAQASTREMIRQARDAGFAEFTSAAQVKSGAKLIFNNRDRAVILAVIGSEPLSAGSRVVAAHHDSPHLDLKARPIISRGSFVLLKTIYYGGIKKYQWANIPLALIGRIDTTDGRSVNVSLGTKPGEPVFVIPDNAVHSDKPLRTRTYNDALLGEELNPVFGSVPGERSSAATEVLRQLSEAYKIKEEDLVSAELQLVPAASPSDVGFDRGLIGAYGQDDRLSSYCAARAIMEMKAIPRFTAMAYLTNFEEEGSVNNTGASSAFLNNTFAQLTAAQRGQHYTEFDLRTALRNSRVISADANDGYNPIFGEATSESSNAARLGYGVAIKAYGTGFNANSEYIAAIRGLLDGNQIPWQTQTPKVDIGGGGTIGGFLSRQDMEVIDLGVPLLSMHSPYEMSSKVDVWNFYRIMSAFYPWEGK
- a CDS encoding VTT domain-containing protein, with translation MSETIDFVVRHGYAVLFVWVLAEQLGVPVPAVPILIAAGALAGDGKMSLAMALLLAVCAALASDLVWYQFGRQKGASVLSVLCRIALEPDSCVRRAEGLFERHGARSLLFAKFIPGLSTAAPPVAGMFGMSLRRFLQLDAAGSLLWAATFVGAGYIFSHQLEAIAAYATQFGTGMVVLVALALAAYVALKFRERRRFVRSLGADRITPQELLSKMDAHEELAIVDLRHPLDYLPDPRILPGAIRMTPEQLESRHNEIPRDRDIVLYCT
- a CDS encoding glycogen/starch/alpha-glucan phosphorylase; this encodes MLSSNFLSQVEPTEVLREAILRHIRYTLVRGNESLSSSELFVPVSLAVRDQLVDRMLQTGQRYQRNGAKRLYYLSMEFLMGRLLGDTLCNLRLTELMRDVLADMGVALDDVLDSEPDAGLGNGGLGRLAACFLESLATLGMPGYGYGIDYEYGLFRQEIANGFQREKPDQWKAKGTPFQILRAEEAIVIPIYGRVENTRDGEGNYRQRWSDYKVVVGVPTDMPVAGYNGATVNLLRLFSARSSEDFDIEIFNRGDYIRAVEQKIASENISRILYPSDSAVAGKELRLLQEYFLVACAIGDIVRHYLKSHTDFEQFPSQVAIQMNDTHPALAVAELMRVLIDDHQLDWTHAWEITQKTLAYTNHTLLPEALEKWSVSLLERVLPRHTQIIFGINHQFLRSLAAFSWVDAEKLRRMSIVEEGHEKHVRMAHLAIIGSHAVNGVSQLHSDLIKSSLVPEFAKLWPDKFSNKTNGVAPRRWLLKANPSLSKLLCRTIGENWITDLGHIRELEQHAESPEFQAEFSAVKRQNKLKLARIIKEQTGVIADPDSMFDVQIKRIHEYKRQLLNLLHIVHDYLRVVEDGEQLAVPRTIIFAGKAAPGYWAAKQIIKLIHNVADVVNNDRRLEGRLKVAFMPDYRVSLAEAIIPAADLSEQISTAGMEASGTGNMKLTTNGALTVATYDGANIEIMEEVGAENIFIFGLRASEISIMQQNGLYNPRQIYDTNPQVHRILDAFISDRFSPQEPGMFRWIFDELVNRGDRYFHVADLPAYIAINAEIDRDFQDRPTWLRKAILNTARSAKFSSDRTIREYANDIWGIRSYEPQPAPVIYTMAATGAAPTVLVQGVSVADELEPARRSEVSEAIPQFGAATDSTTAELPAD